cagatttccagcatccacagtattttgtttttgatgaACATAAACTAAAAGTTTCAGATTAAAATGCTTGCAAAGCATTTGATTAATCAGAAGGCTATTGTGTGTAGTTGCTCCATAAATGAAGCctgaggggcctgtttccagaagCAATCTTGTTATAGTGGTGAGCAAagctgctttccaagcagttgagtTAGTTTTGATTCCTGGCCATCACAATGACCATCTTTATTGCCCTGTTGAATGTCAGGCTTTAATTCTGGAACTTGAATTTAACTATCTAAAAATGTCAGAGCAATTGATAAAATTCTCATCATCTATGCAGTTCTCACATAAAATGGACCTGTGGGTTCTTTTTATGGCTACTATATATTGAAAAAGCCTTTAAAATAATCAGGTTTCAGTCTCAAACAAATAGTAAACATACAgatatttccagcacagaaggaagccattgggcccatcgactccatgccagctctccatagatgAATCCAGTCACACTCATTTCCCCACACGATccttgtagctctgcaagtttatttccttcagatgCCATCCCAATATCCTCGACGTCATTAACTGCCTCAGCTTCTTCCACCCTTGtggtcagtgagttccaggtcattaccattcagtaCATAAAAAGTTCTTTCTCGTATTCCatcgtggcagatggagtttaatccagacaaatgtgaggtaatgcattttggaagatctaatacaggtgggaattatccagtaagtggcagaacccttgggggtattgacaggcagagagatctgggcgtacaggtccacaggtcactgaaagtggcaacgcaggtggataaggtagtcaagaagacatatagcatgcttgccttcatcattcggggcatagagtataaatattggcaagtcacgctgcagctgtacagaactttagttaggccacaagtgcaattctggtcgccacactaccagtcggacgtggaggctttggagtgggtacagaagaggtttaccaggatgttgcctggtctggaggacattagctatgaggagaggttggataaactcggattgttttcactggaacgacggaggtggaggggcgacatgatagaggtttacaaagttatgagtggcatggacagagtggataatcagaagattttacgccagggtggaagagtcagtttcctggggacaaaggtttaaggtgagaggggcaaagtttcgaggggatgtgcgaggcaagagccttacacagagggtggtgagtgccttgaacttgttgcagggggaggtggtggaagcaggtaccatagagacgttttagaggcaacttgacaaatacatgaataggatgggaatagagggatatggaccccggaagtgcagaaggttttagtttaggcaggcatcaagatcggcgcaggcttggagggcctgttcctgtgctgtactgttctttgttcttgttcagaaTGAAAGACCCAGCACATTCTTAAAAAGACATCTGAAGTCGGTGATCTTCAGTGACAACCAGCTAAGAGAAACATTTCACAGACAAACGATTTGAAGCCACGCAGGCAGAGCTCAATGAATTAGTTGTCAATCACGTTAACCACCCGACCACCTAGTCTGCCTGGACCTAAATAGATGTGCGGTGGAATGATAGGTAGAGAATGAAAAAGTAACGGGCCAGTTCCAACAAAATTGAAATAATtgaagagacagtaacagagggagtCAGAAGGTCAGGGATGTCGGCAGATAGGTTTTTTGGCACATAACACAGAATATCTCTACTCCTCTTTTGTCCTCCACGAAAAGGGATCAATCTATAATCAGTGATGTAGAATTATTATGAAAATTGACCTGAAAAGTGTCCGGTTGCAGGATACTGTGAATGAGGCTTTCAGCCGCTGGTTACAGACAGTATCATAAAAAGAAAAGAATAAAGCAGAATACATGGCGGATTACAAAAGCGAATCTGGAACAATCAGGGACAAAATgtggaataaaaaaaattaaaagtttTTACAATGTTTTCTGGAAAACAATGTGACCTATAAATGTAATATTCAACATTGAAGCCGCcccttgttttacaaatatattggcgggcttttcaaatgtgaAATATCGTTGGGAGGCTGACAAATTCACGCTCTGATTTTTCGCTCTCAATTCTTGTGATTGGTGAATtgagcagctctctgattggttACATGTACAGCACAATGACACCGAGTGCTGACTGACCAATCAGCAGTGTCCCCAacaccattcctccagaaggtacaaggaggaggaatgtgggcggatctcagcattcttcgtgaaagtgtttgtgagattgttgcaatgtctggaagagggaagaccggtggtaaatctcgggccaaacccaagtctcgctcctcccgggctggattgcagttcccggtcggccgtgttcaccgccacctcagaaaggggaactatgctgagcgggtgggtgccggagccccggtctatctggctgctgtgctcgagtatctgacagctgaaatcctcgagctggccggcaacgcggcccgggacaacaagaagagccgtatcatccccagacacctgcagctggccgtccgcaacgacgaggagctgaacaagctgttgggaggggtgaccatcgctcagggcggggtgctgcctaatatccaggccgtgctgctgcccaagaaaaccagcgctccgagcacgaagggcaagtgaagcggcctgacttgaatctgtgaacccaaaggctcttttcagagccacccactttatctgtgaaagggctggttactgtctgaaagACTGTAATATTACACTGTTATCGTTGTTTTGTGTTGGAATGAAGTGTACTGGATTTTGGCATTTAGTTGCTCATCAGATGAAATACATTCTAATTCCCTCAGACCCTATTAGAAAGGCACTTTTACCATTCTACCCTTTATGTATCACAAACATTTGTTCAGTCCTAAAACGATCGCCGGTCTATTAAAATGCGCTGTGCACATTGGTATCGCTACTCTCGATCTTACAACTGACACGTCATGAAATCTCCAGCTACCGGATGCAGATATAAGTAATTGTGTCTCCCGGCTTTGAGTAAATAAATGGTCAAATCCTtctgagacgtttatgtgctggaatgaacaagagatcacaactctttcttttgtcgatttggtggctcttaaaagagccgttgtggtatttgatgccgaactcagttcagggcagggtcagtttaggcgcgctccccgcggatgcggcgtgccagctggatgtctttgggcatgatggtgactcgcttggcgtggatggcgcacaggttggtgtcctcaaagagccccaccaggtaagcctcgctggcctcctgcagggccatgacggcagagctctggaagcgcaggtctgtcttgaagtcctgtgcgatctcccgcaccaggcgctggaagggcagtttgcggatgagcagctcggtggatttctggtagcggcggatctccctcagagccacagtgccgggtctgtaacggtgaggcttcttcactccgcccgtggctggagcactcttgcgggccgctttggtagccagctgcttgcggggagctttccctccggtcgatttgcgcgctgtctgcttggttctggccattatctACGGAGACCTTACACAATGTCGCGTTTAATGCTGAAGCTGCTCAGGGACTGCCTATTTAAGACAGTCGAAGGACCGCCTTAATGTTGTGATTGGATGAAACATCGTCAATCATCCAATTTGAAACGATGTCTGGGATGGAAAAGGGCGGTGGGAATTGCTGctccctgattggttgaactgcaactgaaatttcatcaatttcaaaaagcccgccaatttcaaattagcaaactactcaaagattaaataaaacctaattcggcgggaacaattataaaatctcaTTGCTTGAAGCTTCATTTTACGGCCCTCGATTCCCCCTCCGTTTCTTCCAACACGGTTTGAATTGGGGTTCATTCCTTGTTCGGTCTCAGGCGGGAATAAAGCTCCGGTCATTGCTTACTCTAACGGGAATAAATCCATCATCTTCACCGGCAGTTCAGGTCGTCAATGGACATTGTCAAAtgcaaccgtttaattcatgacgCGATAACTaaacatagagtcatggagttacacagcacagaaacaggcccttcggcccaccgtgtctgtgccgaccaacaaccacccatttatactaatcctacattaatcccatattccctacggcatccccaccattctcctaccatctacctacactaggggcaatttacctataaacctgcaagtatttcttcaagcatctaactattctaatcccattttccagcacttggcccgtattcttgtatgctatggcgtttcaagtgctcatctaaatacctcttaaatgttgtgagggttcctgcctctcccacctattcaggcagtgtgttccagattccaaccacatgatgagtgtttttttctctctcagatctccattaaacctcctgccccttacctactTATTGATCCCTCCGCAAAGGAAAAACAAAAAGTTtcctcctgtctaacctatcaatgaccttcataattttggatccctcaatcatgtcccccctcagccttctcttttctgaaaatcattgaaagtttatggcacagaaagaagccacttggaccatcgtgtctgtgccagccggaaagctctccacccattctaatcccacctgccagcatttggtctgtaatcctgtagaatatgcacttgaggtgcatatccagacttcttttgaatcatttgaagatttctgcctcaactaccctttcaggcattgagtttcagacccccaccatcctctagaTGAGAGGGAAAAaaaccttgtcctcatcttccctctaatcattctaccaaacGCTTTAAGTCTTTGACCCCTAGTCAGTGACCTCTGTAttaaggtaaattggcccttcaccgacactctatccaggcctctcaaaatgttaTCCAATTCAATCAGATTTCTCCTCAGCATTCTCTGTGCCACAGAGAACAACCACGGaccattcaatctttcctcatagctgcattgtttccagtcccggcaacatccggttgaactgcaactgaaattgaatcaatttcaaaaagcccgccatttTCAAATTAGTAAACGACGCAAAGATGAAAGAAAACCTAATTTGGCGGGAGCGATTATAAAATCTCAGTGCTTTTCGCGTGATTTTTTTCCGCCCTAGATCCCCCTCTGTGTCTTCCAACACGGTTTGAATAGGGATTCATTCCCTGTTCGGTCTCTGGCGGGAATAAAGCTCCGGCCATTTCTTACTCTAACGGGAGTAAATCCTTTTCTACATCTTTCCCGGCAGTTCAGGTCGGCAATGGACATTATCAAATGCAACCTTTTAATTCATGACGCGGTTATTAAACATGGAACAGAAGAAGACAGTGAAAAAATATGCGAGACGTAAAGTGACTATAAGAGAATGCAATACTGATCTGATAAAGTCCACATAACATTGGATGAGCTACAACAATTTCACATCCCAAGACATCCCCGCTGCAGTTTCAAGGTCACTTATCTCTATATGAGGTTTTGGGTGGCTCTTATAAGAGCCTTTTGTTTTTGGTAGACAGGGTCgatttgtttagccgccgaatccatagagagtgcggccctggcgtttcagagcgtacaccacatccatggcggtgaccgtcttgcgcttggcgtgctcagtgtaggtgaccgcatctctgatcacattctccaggaaaaccttcagcaccccgcgggtctcctcatagatcaaacccgagatgcgcttcactccgccacggcgagccaggcggcgaattgctggcttggtgatgccctggatgttatcacgaagcactttgcggtgccgctttgctccgcctttgcccagtcctttgcctcctttacctcttcctgtCATGACGCTTCTTCAGACAAACCGATTCTGAATGAGAAACGAGTAGTTTCTGCTGCCTTTTTATACAGCCTGCCCCGACctgactgagaaagagacagagagccagaggcgggtctggaggaaaatgagtgacagacagagcagagaaatgtctttgatcctctcgctccgcctcccacttgctcgaaccgccaattcaaGAAAAAACAGTTCTCGACATTAGAGCTCAGCATAAAACATGGAGATTCGGCATTGATAGTCACTGATAACAGAAATTAGCGCTTTAAATAAGGATCTGTTACAATTAAAAGTTCGTAATACACCCGCCTAAGTGCAGTGCTTCCGAtcacttcttttttcttttgggcctccttatctcgagagacaatggatacgcgcctggaggtggtcagtggtttgtgaagcagcgcctggagtggctataaaggccaattctggagtgacaggctcttccacaggtgctgcagagaaatttgtttgttggggctgttacacagttggctctccccttgcgcctctgtcttttttcctgccaactactaagtctcttcgactcgccacaatttagccctgccagctctggcgaacgctggcaactgactcccacgacttgtgatcaatgtcacacgatttcatgtcgcgtttgcagacgtctttataacggagacatggacggccggtgggtctgataccagtggcgagctcgctgtacaatgtgtctttggggatcctgccatcttccatgcggctcacatggccaagccatctcaagcgccgctgactcagtagtgtgtataagctgggggtgttggccgcttcaaggacttctgtgttggagatatagtcctgccacctgatgccaagtattctccgaaggcagcgaagatggaatgaattgagacgtcgctcttggctggcatacgttgtccaggcctcgctgccgtagagcaaggtactgaggacacaggcctgatacactcggacttttgtgttccgtgtcagtgcgccgatCACTAGTCAACCTATTTCGGCACACCTCTCCTCCCAGACGGATTGAGCAGTTTACTGAAACCGAACCCCAGCTGAATTATAGAAAATCATGTATTGGGGTTTGAGATGTGACGTGGGGTATCTCGCCCGTGTTACTGTGTTACAGGCTGTCGCCCTGAAACGGGCATGAACTGAGACTTCACCGaacatatacccgggtacagtgaggcccggacatccctgatttgttgcagagtgaggaagggctgggttgagagtcaccagggaacctggatttacttcaaatcatttctaggtgaaatgtgcacacgactgcgggacagggatcatttgatcgggggatcagctctttcctgagagacgtgggtggctctgaaaagagcctttgggttcagatgtctacaagtttcccgtgctctttcacttctttccaggggctgctttctgagcctttgctgctttcggcttcTTCCCGCTCCTTGATGATTGAACTTTCTTGGGCGGCTTTCCGCCCGTGGCCCTCTTGGCTTTATTGGCATTCTTCGCTGGAGATTTTTTTGGAAGCGTTGCTTTCTTTACCGCCTTCTTTGGTGTTGCCGCCTTCTTGgtgctcactttcttggctgctgtcttcttgctgctcactttcttggagactattttcttccctggggatttcttggctgttttctttgttatcagtttcttggcagctgttttcttcactgaagatctcttggctgctcctgtcttaatcttcttcaccacatttcccttcttttcctgtttcgcgattttgaaggtgccggaggcccccgtgcccttcgtctgcaccaggaagtctttcgccacaagccgcttgatactttgcttgatttggaacttgcccttctccacatcgacacctttaacacgcagagccttctttattgcctgcagtgacatcccactgcggacactgcattccgccacagtcttgaggatcagctcgcccaacttgggaccgcctgaccccttccggggagccgccttcttcttcttgggagtcttgacttgagcagcggcggctggaggagccgtttcggcggctgcagtatcggtcatgtccaggactctgcacaaagtctctctgtcagtcagaactgggtcagaaatgaagctggtggtggcggcactgagcaacttaaaggcagcgagcggacggggcggagacaacctgctgtcagctcccggctcctgctgcctctctgtgtttctctctggtcctaaactctccaattccactgaaattcgggtattccagagtcccaggctagaaccttcctgtctctgacatcagaatgtttgctgtcacaaaggtttcacttgaagtaaagactccattttcgactgaaacccgtttcattgctgcactgatgactctctctcagccgatcgctgacatgttccatacttttcgattaaaatcttgaaatcaacaaacaAACAACACTCCATTCCCACTTTGAGGATTAGAAGGGGAGCAAAGTGCTTCTTTAACTGGAAAATCTTGTTTTTTTACGcaagagggactcggaaatccggcgatgagaccagacccacaaacacagtggcattaGACTAACGCGCCCGCCCTTTTAATacactctcttccacaatattcacatccacACAATCTCAGGCCGAACTGTTCGCTCAATTTAGCGTTCCCAGGACAGGATTTCCCCTCCGCTCGGCCTGTGCTGCGGATTCACGGTGGGTATTTGTATTTTCTAGGCTCAGCAAGTGTTAAACACTCTGAGACTGGCTCTGCGAATGTTGTCTGTTTCCCAGATTTGGCGTCAAGAGCCAATCACAGCTTTGAATCTGTTCAAACCAATATCGGCTTTGATGTTATTATATTGATCACACACAAGCATGTTTCCTGACGGTGAAAATACAAATTATGCCCTGTCTGTCCCTACATTCCATCCATATTTTTTTCTAGGTGTCCCAGACATCCCATTCTCAAGGAGAGACGTCCAGTTGCACaataatcccacattcatacacagtgTTTTTATTTTGTTCCAGGCAGTGACAGGCTGGTTCTCTCCGTGCTTAGATTCAGGACTGAAGATGGATAAATACACCGTCAGATTCGAACATCCGAGCGGAGAAGTGACAGTGACCGTCTCACCTGCGGCACCGGTGGCGTGTTCACTGTTCCAATACCGTACGTCTCTTCAGCGTGTCCATAACACGCTCAATAACTTCATTCCTCTTTCATATACAACAacagagcaacagagagagggtgagtgaaagagagagaggggtgagagagggagggagacagaccgTTTCAGTCTTACAATTTCCAACTGTGTGTCCCTTTCACACTGAATAACAGTATTTCACCTTCACCtgaatattcagagagagagactatcAGTACTACAATAGAATGCATACATATAACACTCAGTAACTGTATCTCCAacatagatacagcaccaaaggcagagggagagagacagcatcaatagcgagaaaaaggcagagagagagaaagatctggATTGGGGGAGAGGCTTGGAGGATGGTGAGATAGAGAGATATGTattcactt
This DNA window, taken from Heterodontus francisci isolate sHetFra1 chromosome 45, sHetFra1.hap1, whole genome shotgun sequence, encodes the following:
- the LOC137356516 gene encoding histone H2A-like, which codes for MSGRGKTGGKSRAKPKSRSSRAGLQFPVGRVHRHLRKGNYAERVGAGAPVYLAAVLEYLTAEILELAGNAARDNKKSRIIPRHLQLAVRNDEELNKLLGGVTIAQGGVLPNIQAVLLPKKTSAPSTKGK